One genomic segment of Pseudonocardia sp. T1-2H includes these proteins:
- a CDS encoding lysylphosphatidylglycerol synthase domain-containing protein translates to MATSTGPPPPVTPIGRHPRDLVVLGVATAVVVLCSLVARRPGANPVEVAIFEQIGQIPAASTVVWKVLAMAGGWPGIVVATVVALYLRRIRLGLQVAAAGVLAWFLVRAVGGLVGPRPLPAELLTAAGVRLPGAAGFAFPSLHAAVAAAMVAVAGPYLRSRYRRIAWGVVVLVAAADVYLGTNLPLDVFAGAFLGAGVGAVFHLAFGAPGRQTSEPAVRRALEQAGLAPLEIIPIRGRMLGPLEFLVTTTDGHRLRVQVVRRLHRRAGPLYRLRRLLASLEVEDEPSLSSIYHETDHEALVTLFAQEAGVRTPPLVLTCATRHGPPLLVRRQVDGRRLTELPPDGIDDRLLDDIWEQVATLCEARVAHHDLRAKNVLVDTAGDPWLLNLTFGKIGASTARTAQDLADALVSLTSVVGVTRTIDSACRVLSPDRLEPALAYLYPLALPRRIRTQLSDERYLLIDLRETLAERIDRPIPPLRSPVRPATVVGLLLLGAAVYTVLPQLSSMREVAASLRTADRGWLAVATLTGFLAIVASAVSMLGSSPTPLPFWRTTAVQLAAAFTGRTTPGGIGFFGVNIAFMERLGIRRSSAVGATVLNMTATGVVGGVWCVVGVLGIGVSNSLGGLRIPLGWPVVAATAVVVAAAAAVLASPFGRRKVVRPALEVTRELLATLRQPVRAAQLFGGATAHLLLSGLGLAASLAAFHAPVPLFGVLAVFMVGQTLGHIAPVPGGLGPVEALMIGGLTALGIAPTVAVASVLACRLLTYWLPVLPGIAAFRYLQHHGVI, encoded by the coding sequence ATGGCGACCAGCACCGGGCCGCCCCCGCCCGTCACCCCGATCGGCCGGCACCCGCGTGATCTGGTCGTCCTGGGCGTCGCCACCGCCGTCGTGGTGCTGTGCTCACTGGTGGCGCGCAGGCCCGGCGCCAACCCCGTCGAGGTGGCGATCTTCGAGCAGATCGGGCAGATCCCGGCGGCGTCGACGGTGGTGTGGAAGGTGCTCGCCATGGCCGGCGGCTGGCCCGGCATCGTGGTGGCCACCGTGGTGGCGCTGTACCTGAGACGGATCAGGCTCGGGCTGCAGGTGGCGGCGGCCGGCGTGCTCGCCTGGTTCCTCGTCCGGGCCGTGGGCGGGCTCGTCGGTCCGCGGCCACTGCCCGCCGAGTTGCTCACCGCGGCGGGCGTCCGGCTGCCCGGTGCTGCGGGGTTCGCGTTCCCCTCCCTGCACGCCGCGGTCGCGGCGGCGATGGTGGCGGTGGCCGGGCCCTATCTCCGGTCGCGGTATCGCAGGATCGCCTGGGGTGTGGTGGTTCTGGTCGCCGCCGCGGACGTGTACCTGGGCACGAACCTGCCCCTCGACGTGTTCGCCGGGGCGTTCCTCGGTGCGGGCGTCGGCGCCGTTTTCCACCTGGCGTTCGGTGCCCCGGGCCGCCAGACGTCCGAGCCCGCGGTGAGGCGGGCCCTGGAACAGGCCGGGCTCGCGCCGCTGGAGATCATCCCGATCCGCGGCCGCATGCTCGGACCCCTGGAGTTCCTGGTCACCACCACCGACGGGCACCGGTTGCGCGTGCAGGTGGTGCGACGGCTGCATCGTCGCGCCGGGCCCCTGTACCGGTTGCGCAGGCTGCTGGCGTCACTCGAGGTCGAGGACGAGCCGTCGCTGTCGAGCATCTACCACGAGACCGACCACGAAGCGCTCGTCACCCTGTTCGCGCAGGAAGCCGGCGTGCGCACCCCGCCGCTCGTGCTGACCTGTGCCACGCGGCACGGGCCACCGCTGCTGGTGCGCCGGCAGGTCGACGGACGGCGGCTCACGGAGCTGCCGCCCGACGGGATCGACGACCGGCTGCTCGACGACATCTGGGAGCAGGTGGCCACGCTGTGCGAGGCCCGCGTCGCCCACCACGACCTGCGCGCCAAGAACGTCCTCGTCGACACCGCCGGCGACCCCTGGCTGCTCAACCTCACCTTCGGCAAGATCGGCGCCTCGACGGCGCGCACCGCCCAGGACCTCGCCGACGCGCTGGTCTCCCTCACCTCGGTCGTCGGCGTGACCCGCACGATCGACAGCGCCTGCCGTGTCCTGTCGCCGGACCGGCTCGAGCCGGCGCTGGCCTACCTGTATCCGCTCGCCCTGCCGCGCCGTATCCGCACGCAGCTCAGCGACGAGCGCTACCTGCTCATCGACCTGCGGGAGACCCTTGCGGAACGGATCGACCGGCCGATCCCGCCCCTGCGCTCCCCGGTGCGTCCGGCGACCGTCGTGGGTCTGCTGCTGCTCGGCGCCGCCGTCTACACGGTGCTGCCGCAGCTGTCGAGCATGCGCGAGGTGGCCGCCTCGCTCCGGACCGCCGACCGGGGGTGGCTCGCGGTGGCGACCCTCACCGGGTTCCTGGCCATCGTGGCGTCCGCGGTGTCGATGCTGGGGTCGAGCCCGACGCCACTGCCGTTCTGGCGGACGACGGCCGTGCAGCTCGCCGCGGCGTTCACCGGGCGCACCACCCCGGGCGGCATCGGCTTCTTCGGCGTCAACATCGCCTTCATGGAGCGCCTCGGCATCCGCCGCTCCAGCGCGGTCGGCGCGACGGTGCTGAACATGACCGCCACCGGGGTCGTCGGCGGGGTGTGGTGTGTCGTCGGCGTGCTCGGGATCGGCGTCTCGAACTCGCTGGGCGGCCTGCGGATCCCGCTCGGATGGCCCGTGGTGGCGGCGACCGCCGTCGTCGTGGCCGCCGCAGCGGCGGTCCTCGCCTCGCCCTTCGGGCGCCGCAAGGTCGTCCGACCGGCGCTGGAGGTGACCCGCGAGCTCCTGGCGACGCTGCGTCAGCCGGTGCGGGCGGCCCAGCTGTTCGGCGGGGCGACGGCACATCTGCTGCTGTCCGGACTGGGCCTGGCGGCCAGTCTGGCCGCTTTCCACGCTCCCGTCCCGCTGTTCGGCGTCCTCGCCGTGTTCATGGTCGGTCAGACCCTGGGCCACATCGCCCCCGTCCCCGGGGGCCTCGGCCCCGTCGAGGCCTTGATGATCGGCGGGCTGACTGCGCTGGGCATCGCGCCGACGGTGGCCGTGGCGTCGGTCCTCGCCTGCCGGCTGCTGACCTACTGGCTTCCGGTGCTGCCCGGGATCGCGGCGTTCCGGTACCTGCAGCACCACGGCGTCATCTGA
- a CDS encoding endonuclease/exonuclease/phosphatase family protein yields the protein MRVGRAAVAVIAALLFLGSAGGCTTSPPVPGLIRMMTWNVNTIHFAPQDWAPVVAARAPDVVALQEICSGDAEELRAILERDHGIGYRLVPGPVPTSVDGGRVFASVDCDRRKIGTGAYGQALLTSLEVVPGSTAVVSLPVVGGLDDDEPRAYLATTLRTQDGRDIRVVTTHLSTRGAVRGDQIAVVAEAARASATAVVLGDLNTSPAETSLLAPLLRDFEDVDRAGNRSTSRNQVDGRESEPQGERIDYLFTRGLATVGEPETYPVTSSDHRPLVADLR from the coding sequence ATGCGCGTGGGCAGGGCGGCCGTCGCGGTCATCGCCGCGTTGCTGTTCCTCGGATCCGCCGGCGGGTGCACCACCTCGCCGCCCGTGCCGGGGCTGATCCGGATGATGACCTGGAACGTGAACACGATCCACTTCGCCCCGCAGGACTGGGCGCCGGTCGTCGCGGCCCGGGCCCCGGACGTCGTCGCGCTGCAGGAGATCTGCTCGGGTGACGCAGAAGAGCTACGGGCGATCCTCGAGCGCGACCACGGCATCGGGTACCGGCTCGTCCCCGGCCCCGTCCCCACCTCGGTCGACGGCGGCAGGGTCTTCGCGAGCGTGGACTGCGATCGACGGAAGATCGGGACCGGCGCGTACGGCCAGGCCCTCCTCACGAGCCTGGAGGTCGTGCCCGGCTCGACGGCCGTGGTCTCGCTCCCCGTGGTCGGCGGCCTCGACGACGACGAACCGCGCGCCTACCTGGCGACGACCCTCCGGACTCAGGACGGCCGGGACATCCGGGTCGTCACCACACACCTCTCGACCCGAGGTGCGGTGCGCGGGGATCAGATCGCGGTCGTCGCGGAGGCCGCGCGCGCGTCTGCGACGGCGGTCGTCCTCGGTGATCTCAACACGAGCCCGGCCGAGACATCGCTGCTCGCGCCGCTGCTCAGGGACTTCGAGGACGTCGACCGCGCAGGGAACCGGTCCACCAGCCGCAACCAGGTCGACGGGCGCGAGTCCGAGCCGCAGGGCGAGAGGATCGACTACCTGTTCACCCGCGGCCTGGCCACCGTCGGCGAGCCCGAGACCTACCCGGTGACCTCATCGGATCACCGGCCGCTGGTCGCCGACCTCCGATAG
- a CDS encoding DUF4177 domain-containing protein has translation MTRYEYRVSEIRESMIGGKLSADKLEKLLNEEARQGWQLKAITSTEVKGRVGPGGVEGLLVTFERPVG, from the coding sequence ATGACGCGATACGAGTACCGGGTGTCGGAGATTCGGGAGAGCATGATCGGCGGGAAGCTCTCGGCGGACAAGCTGGAGAAGCTCCTCAACGAGGAGGCCCGTCAGGGCTGGCAGCTCAAGGCGATCACCAGCACCGAGGTGAAGGGCCGGGTCGGGCCGGGCGGCGTGGAGGGCCTGCTGGTCACCTTCGAGCGTCCGGTGGGGTGA